In one window of Bizionia sp. M204 DNA:
- a CDS encoding ion transporter, translating into MKQRLKNIIEIHDNWASKIFAIAIQVLILISVVTFTLETDPDLEPNTRTVLRVIEAFSVIIFTFEYILRIYVADHKRKFIFSFFGIIDLLAILPFYLSFGIDLRSLRALRLLRLFRVFKLVRYNRALNDFIIAIKSAKEQILLFLFITLILIYFSAVGIYYFENEAQPEHFRSIFDSLWWAIITLTTVGYGDVYPITVGGKVFTFIILLIGLGIVAIPTGIISSALTKSVDKNAE; encoded by the coding sequence ATGAAACAACGTTTAAAAAACATAATTGAAATTCATGATAATTGGGCAAGCAAGATTTTTGCAATTGCTATTCAAGTATTAATTTTAATTTCAGTTGTCACTTTTACGTTAGAAACGGATCCGGATTTAGAACCAAATACGCGAACAGTTCTTCGTGTCATTGAAGCGTTTAGCGTTATAATTTTTACCTTTGAATATATTTTGAGAATTTATGTTGCCGATCACAAGCGTAAATTCATTTTTAGCTTTTTTGGCATCATAGATTTGCTGGCCATTTTACCATTCTACTTATCGTTTGGAATTGATTTACGTTCACTTCGTGCTTTAAGACTTTTAAGACTTTTTCGTGTATTTAAATTGGTGCGTTACAATCGTGCTTTAAACGATTTTATAATTGCAATTAAATCGGCAAAAGAACAAATTCTCCTGTTTTTATTTATTACTTTAATTTTAATTTACTTTTCGGCAGTAGGAATCTACTATTTTGAAAACGAAGCCCAGCCGGAACATTTCCGATCTATTTTTGATAGTCTGTGGTGGGCAATTATTACCTTAACAACTGTTGGTTATGGTGATGTGTACCCCATAACAGTTGGTGGAAAAGTATTTACTTTCATTATATTACTCATCGGTTTAGGGATTGTTGCTATCCCAACCGGTATTATCTCGTCAGCTTTAACCAAATCGGTGGATAAAAACGCAGAATAA
- a CDS encoding M64 family metallopeptidase — MTKQLLPLLLLLFVTSAFAQTFDVETIKNAGDNDKRINLVILGDGYTASELTDFETDAANFVSALFGQSPFSEYSDYFNVHIIKVISNESGATHPGTAADEASYSVPVSTVDNFFGSTYDGFGSHRLLYAPNYSLITSVLATNFPEYDQALILVNSPYYGGSGGEFPVASTGTSADEIAIHEIGHSLVDLKDEYYPGDYYAEEGINMTQETDPSLVKWTNWIGSNGVDIYQYCTTGSCASWYRPHQTCKMRYLGYPFCAVCKEGIIEKIHDLVSPVDSFSPTNLSIETSTFPVSFNVSLINPSTNTLETIWTLNGTTHSTDVDMISILEADVNNGLNSLSVAITDNTSLQRIDSHETIHVTTVTWSIDNTTLGITDITAEENQFSISLYPNPTNNAFYVKFDSFNSSNVRLELTSMDGKQVLSTRLESGITNTINLNQQAAGLYIANIYSDSVLLARKKVIKK, encoded by the coding sequence ATGACAAAACAACTACTTCCACTATTATTACTTCTTTTTGTAACGAGCGCTTTCGCACAAACTTTTGATGTAGAAACCATTAAAAATGCTGGCGATAATGACAAACGCATTAATTTAGTTATTCTTGGTGATGGCTACACGGCAAGTGAATTGACAGATTTTGAAACAGACGCTGCAAATTTTGTGAGTGCTCTATTTGGTCAATCACCTTTTTCAGAGTATTCAGATTATTTTAACGTGCATATCATCAAGGTTATTTCAAACGAAAGTGGCGCCACACATCCAGGAACGGCAGCAGATGAAGCGAGTTACAGCGTTCCTGTTTCAACTGTTGATAATTTTTTTGGCAGTACTTATGATGGTTTTGGCTCACATCGTTTATTATACGCACCAAACTACAGTTTAATCACTTCAGTTTTAGCAACAAATTTTCCTGAATACGACCAAGCGCTTATTTTAGTTAATTCGCCGTATTACGGTGGAAGTGGTGGTGAATTTCCCGTGGCATCTACAGGAACAAGTGCTGATGAAATTGCAATTCATGAAATTGGACATTCATTAGTAGATTTAAAAGACGAGTATTATCCTGGCGATTATTACGCTGAAGAAGGTATTAATATGACCCAAGAAACGGACCCAAGTCTTGTAAAATGGACCAATTGGATTGGATCCAATGGGGTTGATATTTATCAATATTGTACAACTGGATCTTGTGCTTCCTGGTATAGACCTCATCAAACCTGTAAAATGCGTTATTTAGGCTATCCGTTTTGTGCGGTTTGTAAAGAAGGGATTATTGAAAAAATTCATGATTTAGTGTCACCTGTTGATAGCTTTTCTCCTACTAATTTATCCATTGAAACCTCAACGTTTCCGGTTTCTTTTAATGTATCACTTATTAACCCAAGTACGAATACGTTGGAAACAATTTGGACCTTAAATGGCACCACGCATTCAACGGATGTTGATATGATTTCCATATTGGAAGCCGATGTTAATAATGGTTTAAATAGTCTGTCTGTTGCAATTACAGACAACACCAGTTTGCAACGTATTGACAGTCATGAAACCATTCATGTTACTACTGTTACGTGGAGTATTGACAATACCACATTAGGTATTACTGATATTACAGCAGAAGAAAATCAGTTTTCCATCTCCCTATATCCCAATCCAACAAACAATGCTTTTTATGTGAAGTTTGACAGTTTTAATTCCTCAAATGTACGTTTAGAATTAACGAGTATGGATGGTAAACAGGTTTTATCAACCCGTTTAGAATCTGGCATAACAAATACTATAAATTTAAATCAACAAGCGGCAGGACTTTATATTGCTAACATTTACAGTGATTCTGTATTGTTAGCGCGTAAAAAAGTTATTAAAAAGTAA
- a CDS encoding DUF4136 domain-containing protein has protein sequence MKRFQALILAFLLTSCGVTVSYDYDKGTDFTQYKTYHYFDNMQTGFSQLDSKRFFTELDAELQSKGFILSETPDFIIDVKSVTYQNQQSSSVGMGVGSGGGGVSVGIPIGQGSVSRQIILDFVDGETQQLFWQGVSQEPAAPENSPEARTAQFKTVVLKLLEKYPPKK, from the coding sequence ATGAAAAGATTTCAAGCCCTAATTCTTGCCTTTTTGCTAACGTCTTGTGGTGTTACTGTAAGTTACGATTACGACAAAGGAACAGACTTTACCCAATACAAAACCTACCATTATTTTGATAATATGCAAACGGGTTTCAGTCAGTTAGATTCCAAACGTTTTTTTACGGAGTTAGATGCGGAACTTCAAAGCAAAGGATTTATATTATCAGAAACTCCGGATTTTATTATTGATGTAAAGAGTGTAACATATCAAAATCAGCAATCCAGTTCCGTTGGAATGGGAGTTGGTAGTGGTGGTGGCGGTGTATCTGTCGGTATTCCAATTGGTCAAGGTTCTGTTTCCAGACAAATTATTTTAGACTTTGTTGATGGTGAAACACAACAGCTATTTTGGCAAGGTGTTAGTCAGGAACCAGCTGCTCCGGAAAATTCACCAGAAGCACGAACCGCTCAATTTAAAACAGTGGTATTAAAACTATTAGAAAAGTATCCTCCTAAAAAATAA
- the obgE gene encoding GTPase ObgE, with protein MTEGNFVDYVKLYVSSGNGGKGSAHLHREKYIEKGGPDGGDGGRGGHVIIRGNQNLWTLYIYKFKRHFKAEHGMHGSKSRSTGADGSDVYMDVPLGTVVRDKETNEVLFEITDHGEERIIAKGGMGGRGNWHFKTSTNQTPRYAQPGIPGEEIEIVLELKVLADVGLVGFPNAGKSTLLSVVTAAKPKIADYEFTTLKPNLGIVEYRDHQSFVIADIPGIIEGAAEGRGLGHYFLRHIERNSVLLFLIPADADDIRKQYDILLDELRRYNPEILDKERIVAISKSDMLDDELKAELKEILDGELPVDYLFISSVAQQGLQELKDKLWKSLND; from the coding sequence ATGACTGAAGGAAATTTCGTGGATTACGTAAAATTATATGTGTCTTCCGGAAATGGTGGAAAAGGTTCTGCGCATTTACATAGAGAAAAGTATATTGAAAAAGGCGGTCCCGATGGTGGAGATGGTGGTCGTGGTGGTCATGTAATTATTCGTGGAAATCAGAATCTTTGGACATTATATATCTATAAATTCAAAAGACATTTTAAGGCCGAGCATGGTATGCATGGTAGCAAGAGTAGAAGCACAGGAGCCGATGGTTCTGATGTTTATATGGATGTGCCATTAGGAACTGTTGTTCGCGATAAAGAAACAAACGAAGTTCTTTTTGAAATTACCGATCATGGTGAAGAACGAATAATTGCTAAAGGTGGTATGGGTGGCCGTGGAAACTGGCATTTTAAAACTTCTACAAACCAAACACCACGTTATGCACAACCGGGAATTCCTGGTGAAGAAATTGAAATTGTTTTAGAACTAAAAGTTCTTGCAGATGTTGGGTTAGTTGGTTTTCCTAATGCTGGAAAATCCACATTATTATCGGTTGTTACGGCTGCAAAACCTAAAATTGCGGATTATGAGTTTACAACTCTAAAACCCAATTTAGGAATCGTGGAGTATCGCGACCACCAATCATTTGTTATTGCAGACATTCCTGGAATTATTGAAGGCGCGGCAGAAGGTCGTGGCCTTGGTCATTATTTTCTTCGTCATATTGAACGTAATTCCGTGTTGCTATTTTTAATTCCTGCTGATGCGGATGATATTAGAAAACAATATGATATTCTATTAGATGAATTGAGACGATATAATCCTGAAATTTTGGATAAAGAACGCATTGTTGCCATTTCAAAAAGTGACATGTTGGATGATGAGCTTAAAGCAGAATTAAAAGAAATTTTGGATGGTGAACTTCCAGTAGATTATTTATTTATTTCTTCTGTGGCGCAACAAGGACTTCAGGAACTGAAAGATAAATTGTGGAAATCGTTGAATGATTAA